Sequence from the Argopecten irradians isolate NY chromosome 12, Ai_NY, whole genome shotgun sequence genome:
GATTGTTTTTATCACACGGATGGTACTGGATTCACATTGTTTCTGTAGAATCTTTAGACACGTTTGTAACGCTGGTTCAGTGTTGTTCTGTTTCGTTTCCAAACACATCTTAAAACGAGTTGTAGAATGTGTAGTGGAAATAGTGAGAACATATTCCAAGTCTAGTCCGCCATATTGACAGGTAAGCCAATAGAACAAAATGtcggacaaaatggcggcctcatCGTCTGctctaaaatataaaatgaagatGAAGATAAAATTTTTAGTATTGTTCAAGTTCATCTGGGTATGATATAAAAATGcttgaaaatgtaattttaaaatccGTGCAATGAATTAAAGCGAAATCCTACTAACACATGCATGCGTTTTCATTAATAATCACTGAAATTTTATTTCTAGAAATAAGTTATTTATTAAGtcttatatataatgttaatgtGTTATTTTCATTCTAGGGTTGATTATTCCGACTTTccacattacagagttagctcccttgcgggtataTCGATTGCGATGTCATTATTGTGTGACACAGTTCGTgttcacgtcgttttcttcgaaaagtatgacgttatgctcgcaaatATATGGCATCACAATCACATAAtcatataactctgtaataagcaaaTCAAAAAATAAAGTGATTCAAGTACAAAGAAGTTAAGTACGAAGATTCACAAATCCTTCCGTAACATCAATGTCGCAATTGTGCGATTGACTGCTTCACGTATAATATGTCAGCAAAcgttaaaaaatatgataattttgaaTGGTACAAGTATGTGGTTTTATGGCTTACTGATTTTCGGGAAACAGATGTTTATAATGGATATATCAATATAGTACTCAAATCAAACGTAAAATCTAACAAAAAGATGATGCATGTATTACACAATGAGATACTTTTTAATGCATTTCGACAATATTTAAGTTTAAAACATGTATTGCTATAATACTTAGGACGTTTTGATACAATTGTGTTTACAAAATACTTACTCTGGTAGAATTGTTGTTCCGTTGATCAACTGTATTGGgtatttatgtttaattttagGAATAACATATATCAGAGGTTCGAATATATAGTACGATGACGGATAGCTGGCGATGACGTCAGACGTGAATGTTGATCCACTTCTCATGTAACTAACGATCAGGATAGGAACAGGAGCTGAAGTACTGTCTGAAACTTCACCAGGATTAAACAAATAaggattttgaaaaaaaaatacaaaagctgaaacaaattataaaactgTACAactcaaaacaaattaaaataaaaattaaatgagCACTCAATCCAAaagatttatctttatttttccGAGCCTTGGCGAGCCTTCACAaaacgagtttcataaaattacacgaaaaaatgaacacaaatattTAGGATTCtaaatcatattattataacaatctacaattttaatgaatttcaacATCAGAATATCCAGCGAAGGCAGCCATTTTGTCACATCCGGAAGTCACGTGATCGTATACTGTTGCCAATTCAGGTATTCCCAATCTCACGAGTATCTCACCAGTCCAACTTCAATAGAAAGCCTATTTGGCTTGTCAGGCGGTAaggtaatatttacatatattgttaAGATAAATAACGATGTGTGATAGcatgtatttaaaatagttaattgATGGTACTTCCTAGAACTCAGCATATATTTATCATGTCTAATGTATGTAGAAATACACTGTTTGAATGTTCAGgtcaatttcaaattaatttcagGTGAAATGTTACAGGTCAAATCTACCTGAAAAGTGCAAAAACGTCATTCCAGGTCAAAACCTTGACCTGAAATTggcctgaaattgacctgaaattcatatgaaattgatctgaaattgacctgaattgcACATAAAGaatttttcaggtcaatttcatgtgaaattgacctgaaatcgACCTGAAATTTACCTAAATTCAGGTGAAGAATTTGAGCTGAATTCACATGAAGATTTGTTCAGGTCAATATCAGGTCAAGTTCAAAAGCGGCcaaaagaactgttaaaatcgaatgttaaaatgtgctgttggaccggagtgacgtcacaactACAATTCATGACGTCAATtaaatgcattgttttgagtccatgggtataacaaaacagttatcgttTGGTTTTTCGGGCAACATATGATTTGCTGGACCAACACACACACTGTTGCCCTCGGCCTTCTGCatcgggcaacagtttgtcttcaGGTCCAACAAATCATTTATTGCCCTCAACTCctgtcaacaactgtatactaCTATCACGTCACAATGCTTGCTATTTGTGTTATATTGTGATAAGGCATAATTCTGTcaattggtttttttcttttataatttaaatactACATTATTTACCAGACCGGAACCGAGTTACTTTGACTGGGCTAGGCATTATAGTCTTCGTATGGAATTCTGTATCAAAAGAAAATACTCAACTCTAAGCAATTAAAAAACATAGCAACAGACAACAAACGTAATTTGAACATGgccaattaaaacaaatatacctACGGCAACTAgttatatttaaacaaataaatgaattggaaaacaaatacatttagaGATTGTAGTAAAGAAATTGGACGACCTTAAATATACGTAATTATGCAATAGGACTGACTTAATTTCCTTCTAATTCGCTGACTAGTATTTTCCGACAGGCTTTCTTTTAATCCGAGGAAAAACTAATACTAAGCGTACCTAACTTTTAATGTAGTTGTCCTTATTGCATGTTGAACTGATGTTAAAAACTGATTTCAATTTGTTCTAAAACGCcatttgtatgttatgtaaagatacatgtacaatgtaactgCATAACGTATATCCAACTGATGAGTCTGTAGACTCTAAGTCAATAAAACCTGAACTTATTAACCATACCTATACCTAACATTATTAGATATTATATTTTCCTTACCTTTACCAAACActggtatatatgtacctaTATATCGGAGTAGCACAAGAAGTATCCCCGTGATAAGGATGAATAAGTATGCATGTCGAGCTCGCATGGCTGCTTCCGTGAGGATAAATCGTCAGCCTATGTCGGTTTTAGAAGAAACTGCGTCGATTTGAAGTCTTAGTtgtgtttcatttcaaaaaatgctGTTGCCATGTATGCATTCTGATCATGATTGTACAGTCAATCAACTAACAGACTCATATCGAATAACATGCTATAGCGTATACACATTCTCTCCTTAAAGTTGTGTTTCTAAAGACAGTAGTCAGACTAAACTTTTTAACATAAACGTATACCATTATGACAGTTTAATGGGAAAATGGGTCAGGATTTTTTAAATTGCGAAACATACTCCAGTGCTTAATTATTATGGGCATGTCACACGATAATTTAAACAGTCACTAAATACAAACTAAATATAGATTTTGTTGATCGGTTGACCTATAGTTCagtttaaatattgaaataggtTTGACGCTCTTGTGTCTGCAGCTCTGTAATGTTTAACAAATTGAGTTAAATTGTTAAAACCATTGTAAAGCATTTACTTCAAATCATACTCCATGTTTTCCTTATTGTAGGGACATTCATacgtttataaaaaaatgacgATGTAGAGTAAACCGGagttatgtatttatttatatttacttttaccTTTATGCTATGTTTGCTGTACTGTAATTGCATGTTTGGATATTGAAATATAGTTTAAACCAATATATAAATTTTCCTGATCAATGAAACGTGTATATATTTCGATGTAGGCGTATACGAATATAATGCAGACGATCGAAGTCAAATTTGAGCTTAAATTGTCAGGTTATACttgtattttcatatcacaatagtataaataacaaaacacagtaACTAGGATTTTAGAGGGGAAAACCCTAATTTTGTACCAAAAGGGGTCGTGTACCAAATGGGGTATGTTCACGTTATAATCAATTTTCTGCCGTCTAATTTATGACTAGGGTAATCGAGTGGTCTAGTGGTTATGGCATCTACCTTTCACCTATAGCTGTCCGAGGTTCGATCCCTGGACGTGAAAAGATAAGGGGCCACCTACCCGATCATTTTCTTTGGACGCTCTGGTTTCCTCCCACTCTCAGACCCACGCGCTGATTGGTGCGgacaattcaaagttgttttgtATAAGTTTTATACCTTGTTTGgtaattgatgtaaaataaataaagtttatcaatctgattaaaacacagatctttataaccactccgttcaatagaggatctgataATTAaaatcccatatggggtcacgtccagatggcCTTTATACAGTACCACGTATACATTTACTTCAGTATCTACACCTTTTCATAATAATTGAAAACGTCATTTCGCCCCActatacatatgaaattaggtttattgtgctctt
This genomic interval carries:
- the LOC138304659 gene encoding carbohydrate sulfotransferase 4-like isoform X1, which gives rise to MRARHAYLFILITGILLVLLRYIGTYIPVFGKEFHTKTIMPSPVKVTRFRSVSDSTSAPVPILIVSYMRSGSTFTSDVIASYPSSYYIFEPLIYVIPKIKHKYPIQLINGTTILPEADDEAAILSDILFYWLTCQYGGLDLEYVLTISTTHSTTRFKMCLETKQNNTEPALQTCLKILQKQCESSTIRVIKTIRVRMKRTVQSLLERIPGLKVIHLFRDQRPRLLSAERTPTMLFHSLQTTAKSECSNALDDIVIHQELERTYPGQLATILYERLAENPPVVFNHIFNFLQLPFTRKSLEYIQYITSSATEVQCNFCTKKKNSTKTAHAWRTKKSSDFEKIKMIQRECKETQNALGYLPLNSITEMRNTSVKLRMATPFTADAL